GATGCGCCCCCCTCTTACATGACTTCGCGTCAGATCGCGGTCATCACGTGCTTGACCCGGGTGTAGTCCTCGAAGCCGTACGACGACAGGTCCTTGCCATAGCCGGACTTCTTGAAGCCACCGTGCGGCATCTCGGCGACCAGCGGGATGTGGGTGTTGATCCAGACGCAGCCGAAGTCCAGCCGGCGCGACATCCGCATCGCCCGGGCGTGGTCCTTGGTCCACACCGAGGACGCGAGCGCGAACTCGACGCCGTTCGCGTAGTCCACCGCCTGGTCCTCGTCGGTGAACTTCTGCACGGTGATGACCGGGCCGAAGACCTCGTTCTGGATGATCTCGTCGTCCTGGTTCAGGCCGGAGACCACGGTGGGCGCGTAGAAGTAGCCGACCTCGCCGACTCGGTGGCCACCGGCCTCGACCTTGGCGTGCGCGGGCAGGCGCTCGATGAAGCCGGCCACCTGCTTGAGCTGGTTGGCGTTGTTCAGCGGGCCGTAGAGCACGTCCTCCTCGTCCACCCCGCCGGTCTTGGTGTCGGCGGCGGCCTTGGCCAGCGCGGTCACGAAGTCGTCATGGATGGACTCGTGCACCAGCACCCGGGTGGCGGCGGTGCAGTCCTGGCCGGCGTTGAAGAAGCCCGCGACCGAGATGCCCTCGACGGCCTCGGCGATGTCGGCGTCCTCGAAGACCACGACCGGGGCCTTGCCGCCGAGCTCCAGGTGCACCCGCTTGACGTCCTTGGACGCCGACTCGGCGACCTGGATGCCGGCCCGCACCGAGCCGGTGATCGAGGCCATCGCGGGGGTGCGGTGCTCGACCATCAGGCGGCCGGTCTCGCGGTCACCGCAGATCACGTTGAAGACACCGGCCGGGAGCTCCAGCTCCTTCAGCACGCCGCCGATGATCTCGGCCAGCAGCAGGGTGGAGGCCGGGGTGGTGTCGGACGGCTTGAGCACGACCGCGTTGCCCGCCGCGATGGCCGGGGCGAACTTCCACACGGCCATCATCATCGGGTAGTTCCACGGCGCGACCTGGGCACAGACGCCGACCGGCTCGCGGCGGACGATCGAGGTCATCCCGTCCATGTACTCGCCCGCGGCCTTGCCCTCCAGCAGGCGGGCGGCGCCGGCGAAGAAGCGGATCTGGTCCACCATCGGACCGATCTCCTCCGACAGCGTCAGCGAGCGCGGCTTGCCGGTGTTGCGACACTCGGTGTCCACGATCTCGTCGGCCCGCGCCTCGACCGCGTCCGCGATCTTGAGCAGCAGCTTCTGCCGAACGGACGGCGTGGAGTCACGCCAGAGGGGGAAC
This genomic interval from Kitasatospora gansuensis contains the following:
- a CDS encoding gamma-aminobutyraldehyde dehydrogenase, whose protein sequence is MSELRTLRNYVNGEFVDAADGRTLDVIDPTTGEVYATSPLSGPADVDAAMASAAVAFPLWRDSTPSVRQKLLLKIADAVEARADEIVDTECRNTGKPRSLTLSEEIGPMVDQIRFFAGAARLLEGKAAGEYMDGMTSIVRREPVGVCAQVAPWNYPMMMAVWKFAPAIAAGNAVVLKPSDTTPASTLLLAEIIGGVLKELELPAGVFNVICGDRETGRLMVEHRTPAMASITGSVRAGIQVAESASKDVKRVHLELGGKAPVVVFEDADIAEAVEGISVAGFFNAGQDCTAATRVLVHESIHDDFVTALAKAAADTKTGGVDEEDVLYGPLNNANQLKQVAGFIERLPAHAKVEAGGHRVGEVGYFYAPTVVSGLNQDDEIIQNEVFGPVITVQKFTDEDQAVDYANGVEFALASSVWTKDHARAMRMSRRLDFGCVWINTHIPLVAEMPHGGFKKSGYGKDLSSYGFEDYTRVKHVMTAI